From a single Betaproteobacteria bacterium genomic region:
- a CDS encoding CoA transferase: protein MLDTPCRLTGTGTASDYANVLLSTLAATVERSDAPTDAHPAIAWANCGLMALTGNASGNAQMCPVPLASCADGVIKAISAIAGSDSLRLPRSGAALLGERAAIAGLQRQGSASPGGSCRLLRCTDGWLALNLARTEDWTLLPAWLEIDIEASWDTVAAAAAERKSMPLVERGRLMGLALAPADPPAVRSPAWFKIHHAGAAVVRHTATPPLVVDLSALWAGPLCAHLLLALGARVIKVESWERPDGARKGPQAFNDLLNAGKQSLALDFSSNADRAKLRELLLRADIVIEGSRPRALRQLGIVAEEMLAARPGLSWVSISGYGRGEPEANWAAYGDDAAVAAGLSSLLLEPTGEALICGDAIADPLTGMHAALAAWASYRAGGGNLLIFSLRDIVAHCMGFSCLPQLRNGARAGCRGAPSCKKRASARSGHRRATPRGRRGRWEPTRQPSLKNSAFHADPERRNRFQHNRRSAHSERSGDRHRSASASAYWRGCG, encoded by the coding sequence ATGCTTGACACCCCTTGCCGCTTGACCGGAACCGGTACCGCCAGTGACTACGCTAACGTACTCCTATCGACTTTGGCTGCAACCGTCGAGCGCAGCGATGCCCCTACCGACGCGCATCCCGCCATCGCCTGGGCCAATTGCGGACTTATGGCTCTGACCGGAAACGCTTCGGGGAACGCACAGATGTGTCCCGTGCCCCTGGCCTCATGTGCCGATGGCGTCATTAAAGCCATCAGCGCCATCGCCGGGTCCGACAGCCTGCGCTTGCCACGATCAGGGGCGGCGCTGCTGGGCGAGCGCGCGGCCATCGCAGGTCTGCAGCGGCAGGGTTCGGCCTCGCCGGGCGGCAGTTGCCGCTTGCTGCGCTGCACCGATGGCTGGCTGGCCCTGAACCTAGCCCGCACGGAGGACTGGACCTTGCTTCCGGCCTGGCTGGAAATCGATATCGAGGCCTCATGGGATACAGTCGCCGCCGCCGCCGCCGAACGGAAATCGATGCCGTTGGTTGAGCGCGGACGTCTGATGGGTCTGGCACTGGCGCCGGCCGACCCGCCAGCAGTACGATCGCCAGCCTGGTTTAAAATACATCACGCTGGAGCGGCTGTCGTGCGGCACACAGCCACCCCGCCCCTGGTCGTTGATCTCTCTGCGCTCTGGGCTGGCCCGCTCTGTGCGCATCTCCTTCTGGCGCTCGGCGCAAGAGTCATCAAGGTTGAGAGCTGGGAACGTCCCGACGGCGCGCGAAAAGGTCCGCAAGCGTTCAACGATCTGCTCAACGCCGGCAAGCAAAGCCTTGCGCTGGATTTCAGTTCCAATGCCGACAGAGCGAAGCTGCGAGAACTTCTATTGCGAGCCGACATCGTCATCGAAGGCTCTCGCCCGCGCGCTTTGCGACAACTGGGCATCGTCGCCGAGGAAATGCTGGCCGCACGACCGGGATTAAGCTGGGTGAGCATCAGCGGCTACGGGCGCGGGGAGCCGGAGGCCAACTGGGCAGCCTACGGCGACGACGCCGCAGTTGCAGCCGGCCTTTCCAGCCTGCTACTGGAACCGACCGGAGAAGCACTGATCTGTGGTGATGCCATCGCCGATCCCCTCACTGGCATGCATGCGGCGCTGGCAGCCTGGGCGAGCTATCGTGCCGGCGGTGGAAACTTGCTCATTTTCAGCCTGCGCGATATCGTGGCGCACTGTATGGGATTCTCCTGCCTCCCTCAGCTTCGGAACGGCGCGCGCGCTGGCTGTCGTGGCGCGCCCTCGTGCAAGAAGCGGGCCTCAGCGAGATCCGGCCACAGGCGCGCAACTCCGCGAGGTCGGCGCGGACGTTGGGAGCCGACACGACAGCCATCCTTGAAGAATTCGGCATTTCATGCTGATCCGGAACGCCGAAATCGATTTCAGCACAATCGTCGATCTGCGCATAGCGAACGAAGCGGTGACCGACATCGGTCAGCATCTGCAAGCGCATACTGGCGAGGTTGTGGTTGA